From Mobula birostris isolate sMobBir1 chromosome 8, sMobBir1.hap1, whole genome shotgun sequence, the proteins below share one genomic window:
- the LOC140201659 gene encoding uncharacterized protein — protein MGFTLSSNQQRHQRVHTGERPFICSECGKGFMQSSHLKVHQRVHTGERPFVCSVCGKGFIQSSHLKVHQRDHTGEKPFTCSQCGKAFTRSSELKVHLRIHTGEKPFICSDCGKRFTRSSELKVHQRIHTGEKPFICSDCGKGFTRSCDLNTHQLVHTGERPFACSDCGKGFTQTYDLLAHQRVHTGERPFTCSQCGKGFTHSSNLQRHLRVHTGERPFTCSDCGKGFTQSFYLLAHQSVHIGEMPFTCSDCGKGFPRSFQLKVHQRVHSGERPFTCSDCGKGFTRSYDLLAHQRVHTGERPFTCSDCGKGFTQTYDLLAHQRVHTGERPFTCSECGKRFTHSSNLQRHLRVHSGERPFICSDCGKGFTQTYDLLAHQRIHTGEMPFTCSECGKGFPWSFQLKVHQRIHTGERPFSCSDCGKGFTDLSNLQRHQRVHTGERPFTCSVCGKGFTRASGLQTHQSVHTGERPFTCSDCGKGFTQSSHLKVHQRVHTGERPFTCSVCGKGFTRLSSLQAHQRVHTGERPFTCSDCGKGFTQPSNLKVHQRVHTGERPFTCLDCGKGFIQSSDLLVHQRVHTGERPFICLECGKGFTQSAHLKLHRRVHSGESPFTCSDFQKRFT, from the coding sequence atgggattcactttgtcatccaaccagcagagacaccagcgagttcacactggggagagaccattcatctgctctgaatgtggaaagggatttatgcagtcatctcatctgaaggtacatcagcgagttcacaccggggagaggccattcgtctgctcagtctgtgggaagggtttcattcagtcatctcatctgaaaGTGCATCAGCGagatcacactggggagaagccgttcacctgctcacaaTGTGGGAAAGCATTCACTCGGTcgtctgaactgaaggtacatctgcgaattcatactggggagaagccgttcatctgctcggactgtgggaagcgattcactcggtcatctgaattgaaggtacatcagcgaattcacactggggagaagccgttcatttgctcagactgtgggaagggattcactcggtcatgtgACCTAAATACacaccagttagttcacactggggagagaccattcgcatgctcggactgtgggaaaggattcactcagacaTATGATCTACTGgcacaccaacgagttcacactggggagaggccattcacctgctcacaatgtgggaagggattcactcactcatccaacCTCCAGAGACACctccgagttcacactggggagaggccgttcacctgttcagactgtggaaaaggattcactcagtcattttaCCTACtggcacatcagtcagttcacattggtgagatgccgttcacctgctcagactgtgggaagggatttcctcgttcatttcaactgaaggtacatcagcgagttcacagtggggagaggccattcacctgctcagattgcgggaaaggattcactcggtcctATGACCTACtagctcaccagcgagttcacactggggagaggccgttcacctgctcagactgtgggaaggggtttACTCAGACATATGACCTACtagctcaccagcgagttcacactggtgagaggccattcacctgctcagaatgtgggaagcgattcactcactcatccaacctacagagacacctgcgagttcactctggggagaggccgttcatctgctcagattgtgggaagggattcactcagacaTATGACCTACTAGCGCACcaacgaattcacactggggagatgccgttcacctgctcagaatgtgggaagggatttccctggtcatttcaactgaaggtgcatcagcgcattcacactggggagagaccttttagttgttcagactgtgggaaggggttcacagacttatccaacctacagagacaccagcgagttcacactggggagaggccattcacctgttctgtgtgtgggaagggattcacccgaGCATCCGGCCTACAAACACACCAatctgttcacactggggagaggccattcacctgctcagattgtgggaagggattcactcagtcatctcatctgaaggtacaccagcgagttcacactggagagaggccgttcacctgttctgtgtgtgggaagggattcactcggttatccaGCCTAcaggcacaccagcgagttcacactggggagaggccattcacctgctcagactgtgggaagggattcactcagccatctaacctgaaggtacatcagagagttcacactggggagaggccattcacctgcttagattgtgggaagggattcattcagtcatctgacctactggtacaccagagagttcacactggggagcggccgttcatctgcttagaatgtgggaagggattcactcagtcagctCACCTGAAGCTACACCGGCGAGTTCACAGCGGGGAGagtccattcacctgctcagactttcaGAAGAGATTCACTTAG